The proteins below come from a single Gammaproteobacteria bacterium genomic window:
- the mshL gene encoding pilus (MSHA type) biogenesis protein MshL — MNISSIQMTPVTSKYFLQLIILFALLNLYACHPAHQVRPKQNMETVHAAVKEPNQNKKNIVPPTLPPADITQALLPSYPVSSHKKSTINTEPRFNVITDNVPAKAFFMSLVKDTPYNMVVHPGIKGNISLTLKNVTLNETMKMVRSVYGYEFMKITNGYEVLSNKLITRIFNINYLNINRSGNSKIQVSSGQVSKTTTTGSDTDTNNNNNETLASSSVSGSELNTSSDSDFWPELEQSLKTIIGEDKDKRVIVNPLSGIVMVHATPSEIRKIADFLEMTQSIIQRQVILEAKIIEVALNDGYQSGINWAALNSGGSITAAQVGGGTLLSSSTTPSIAGNNGILDPNNYTPIQGTTAAAFGGMFSLAVNFDRFNAFIELLGTQGDVHILSSPRISTINNQKAIIKVGSDEFFVTDIESRTTTTTAATQDQTVDVELTPFFSGVALDVIPQIDENGSIILHIHPTVSEVIEKTKQINITANNTMSVPLAFSSIRESDSIIRAQSGQIIAIGGLMKTSISSNDAGIPGLRSIPLIGNLFSHKKESTRKSELVILIRPIVVNNDYAWQKWIKKSYPLLHEK; from the coding sequence ATGAATATATCCTCTATACAGATGACACCCGTTACTAGCAAATATTTTTTACAACTGATCATATTGTTTGCTCTGCTCAACCTGTATGCCTGTCATCCCGCTCATCAGGTTCGCCCCAAACAAAATATGGAGACAGTCCATGCCGCCGTTAAAGAACCTAATCAAAACAAAAAAAACATAGTACCACCTACTCTACCACCGGCTGATATCACACAGGCTCTATTACCAAGCTACCCTGTTTCTAGTCACAAAAAATCCACTATAAATACCGAACCACGCTTTAATGTAATAACCGACAATGTACCTGCCAAGGCCTTTTTTATGAGTCTGGTAAAAGACACCCCTTATAATATGGTGGTTCACCCAGGCATTAAAGGTAATATTAGCCTGACCCTGAAAAATGTCACCCTGAACGAGACCATGAAAATGGTACGCAGCGTATACGGTTATGAATTTATGAAAATAACCAACGGCTATGAGGTGCTGTCAAATAAATTGATAACCCGTATCTTCAATATCAATTATCTGAATATTAATCGTAGTGGCAACTCAAAGATTCAGGTTAGCTCGGGACAGGTCTCAAAAACCACCACCACTGGATCAGATACCGATACAAACAACAACAATAATGAAACTCTGGCATCCTCCAGTGTATCTGGTAGCGAACTCAATACAAGTTCTGATTCTGACTTCTGGCCTGAACTTGAACAATCTCTAAAGACAATCATTGGTGAAGACAAAGACAAAAGAGTCATTGTTAACCCGTTATCCGGTATTGTAATGGTGCATGCCACGCCTTCCGAGATCAGAAAGATCGCAGACTTTCTGGAGATGACACAATCGATCATACAACGACAGGTCATTCTTGAAGCCAAGATTATTGAGGTTGCACTCAATGATGGCTATCAATCGGGCATTAACTGGGCAGCCCTCAATAGTGGTGGTAGCATCACCGCAGCACAAGTTGGTGGTGGCACCCTGTTAAGCAGTAGCACCACCCCGTCTATCGCCGGAAATAATGGTATCCTTGATCCCAATAATTACACACCTATACAGGGTACGACTGCCGCTGCCTTTGGTGGCATGTTTTCTCTGGCGGTTAACTTTGACCGCTTTAATGCCTTTATTGAATTACTGGGCACACAAGGGGATGTACACATTCTATCCAGCCCACGCATATCAACCATCAACAATCAAAAGGCCATTATCAAGGTCGGCTCTGATGAATTTTTTGTTACCGATATTGAGAGTCGTACCACCACCACAACAGCGGCAACCCAGGATCAAACAGTTGATGTTGAGCTGACCCCGTTCTTTTCAGGTGTTGCCCTCGATGTTATTCCACAAATTGATGAAAATGGTAGCATCATCCTACACATTCATCCGACCGTTAGTGAAGTTATTGAAAAAACCAAGCAGATTAATATTACTGCCAACAACACCATGAGCGTACCCCTTGCCTTTAGTTCAATCCGTGAATCTGATAGCATCATTCGCGCACAGAGTGGTCAAATTATCGCCATTGGCGGCCTGATGAAAACCAGCATAAGCAGCAATGATGCGGGTATCCCTGGTCTTCGTTCTATCCCGCTTATCGGCAACCTGTTCTCCCATAAAAAAGAAAGCACCCGAAAAAGTGAATTGGTTATCTTGATACGCCCGATTGTTGTCAATAATGATTATGCCTGGCAAAAATGGATTAAAAAATCCTATCCCCTACTCCATGAAAAGTAA
- a CDS encoding dihydroorotate dehydrogenase, producing the protein MPTDKNPLITDFCGLTLNSPQVLLSGCVGFGEEYTRIAGFSNNDVGAVCLKGTTLEPRLGNPPHRIYETPMGMINAIGLQNPGADHVINQILPDLDFSETRFIANVAGSTIEEYAEICQRFDDSPVDAIEINISCPNVKEGGVAFGNNVEMSANVVAACRKATSKPLITKLSPNQTDIAENARRCIEAGTDAFAAINTLMGMAIDIENRKPIIGNNQGGLSGPAIKPIALLKVHQVYQVCKVHNIPIIGQGGINSAEDALEFIIAGATTVGIGTALFYDPLICKKINQGLIDYLQRHQLSNLSELRGSLQLN; encoded by the coding sequence ATGCCAACTGATAAAAATCCATTAATAACTGACTTTTGCGGCCTCACTCTAAACTCGCCACAGGTACTACTCTCTGGCTGTGTTGGATTTGGAGAAGAATACACGCGTATTGCTGGTTTTTCCAATAACGATGTCGGTGCCGTCTGCCTCAAGGGTACAACCCTGGAACCCCGGCTGGGCAACCCGCCACACCGTATCTATGAAACACCAATGGGCATGATTAACGCCATTGGCCTGCAAAATCCGGGAGCGGATCACGTTATCAACCAAATCCTTCCTGACCTCGATTTTTCTGAAACCCGCTTTATCGCTAATGTAGCAGGCTCGACCATTGAGGAATATGCTGAAATCTGTCAGCGCTTTGATGATTCGCCCGTCGATGCCATTGAAATCAATATCTCCTGCCCGAACGTCAAGGAAGGGGGGGTGGCCTTCGGCAATAACGTGGAGATGTCTGCCAACGTAGTGGCTGCCTGTCGCAAGGCAACCAGCAAACCACTGATCACCAAACTATCGCCCAATCAAACCGATATTGCCGAAAATGCCCGGCGCTGTATTGAAGCCGGCACCGATGCCTTTGCTGCCATCAATACCCTGATGGGCATGGCAATTGATATTGAAAATCGAAAACCTATTATTGGCAACAATCAGGGCGGTCTTTCCGGGCCAGCAATTAAACCGATTGCTCTGTTAAAAGTGCACCAGGTCTATCAAGTCTGCAAGGTACACAATATCCCCATTATCGGCCAAGGCGGCATCAATAGTGCAGAAGACGCACTGGAATTTATTATTGCCGGTGCAACAACAGTTGGTATTGGCACAGCTCTATTCTATGACCCGCTGATCTGTAAAAAGATCAATCAAGGTTTGATTGATTACCTGCAACGTCATCAACTGAGCAATCTGTCTGAACTGAGAGGAAGCCTGCAATTAAACTAA
- the trmL gene encoding tRNA (uridine(34)/cytosine(34)/5-carboxymethylaminomethyluridine(34)-2'-O)-methyltransferase TrmL: MFHIILYQPEIPPNTGNIMRLCANTGCQLHLIHPLGFSVDDRSLRRAGLDYRDAAVMKEYDSLQDCLQQIPVTRVYACSTKGAQSYHKVDFAEGDALLFGPETRGLPAEVLDSLPENQVIRVPMQANSRSLNLSNTVAVVVYEAWRQQGFGGEV; the protein is encoded by the coding sequence ATGTTTCATATTATTTTATATCAACCAGAGATCCCACCTAATACAGGTAATATTATGCGCCTTTGTGCCAACACGGGTTGTCAATTACATCTAATCCACCCGCTGGGTTTTTCGGTGGATGATCGTAGTTTACGCCGTGCCGGTCTGGATTATCGAGATGCTGCGGTGATGAAGGAATATGATAGTTTGCAGGATTGTTTGCAGCAGATACCAGTCACGCGGGTTTATGCTTGTTCAACCAAGGGAGCGCAGTCTTATCATAAGGTTGATTTTGCTGAGGGTGATGCCTTGTTATTTGGTCCGGAGACCCGTGGTCTGCCTGCCGAGGTATTAGACTCTTTGCCAGAAAATCAGGTGATACGGGTGCCGATGCAGGCGAATAGCCGGAGCTTGAATCTATCGAACACAGTTGCCGTTGTTGTTTATGAGGCCTGGCGACAGCAAGGGTTTGGGGGGGAGGTTTAG
- a CDS encoding NAD(P)-dependent glycerol-3-phosphate dehydrogenase, giving the protein MASHHPIAVHGAGSWGTALAILLAQNGHDVRLWGHKPEFLQQLEKDRCNSTYLPEIAFPPNLQICPDIKDSLQGSADLLMVVPSHAFRGQLQICDGLLKPSSRLIIATKGLEQNSGKLLHQVGEEILGKDHPIAILSGPTFAREVASGLPTAVAIASNSSETAANVAQLLHNKSLRAYTTNDVIGVQLGGALKNVLAIAAGISDGLGLGANSRAALITRGLAELIRLGTALGGKQETFMGLAGVGDLILTCTDNQSRNRKLGMALGQGYSKDEAIASIGQVVEGANTTKEMMKLAKKLQIELPITEQVYRVLYENIAPQAAARALLGRERKPELG; this is encoded by the coding sequence ATGGCATCACATCACCCAATCGCTGTTCATGGTGCCGGTTCATGGGGCACCGCGCTCGCTATTCTGCTAGCACAAAATGGGCATGATGTACGCCTTTGGGGGCATAAACCAGAGTTTTTACAGCAATTAGAGAAAGATCGCTGCAATTCAACCTACCTGCCTGAAATTGCCTTTCCACCCAATCTACAAATTTGTCCAGATATTAAGGACAGCTTACAAGGATCAGCCGACCTGCTCATGGTTGTTCCCAGCCATGCTTTTCGTGGTCAGCTACAAATCTGTGACGGACTATTAAAACCCTCATCCCGACTCATTATTGCGACCAAAGGCCTTGAACAGAATAGCGGCAAGCTATTACATCAGGTGGGTGAAGAAATACTCGGCAAGGATCACCCCATCGCCATATTATCAGGCCCCACTTTTGCCAGAGAGGTTGCTAGCGGGCTACCAACAGCGGTTGCAATTGCGTCTAATTCCTCCGAAACCGCCGCTAACGTTGCACAATTACTGCATAACAAGTCATTACGCGCCTACACTACCAATGATGTTATTGGCGTTCAGCTCGGTGGCGCATTAAAGAATGTTCTCGCCATTGCCGCCGGTATCTCCGATGGTCTTGGTCTGGGTGCCAACAGTCGTGCCGCACTCATCACCCGTGGACTAGCCGAGCTCATCCGACTCGGCACCGCACTTGGTGGAAAACAGGAGACCTTTATGGGGCTTGCCGGTGTCGGCGATCTTATCCTGACCTGCACCGATAACCAAAGCCGTAACCGAAAACTGGGCATGGCTCTTGGTCAGGGATACAGCAAGGATGAGGCCATTGCATCCATCGGACAAGTTGTTGAGGGCGCCAACACCACCAAAGAGATGATGAAGCTGGCTAAAAAATTACAGATTGAACTCCCCATTACCGAACAGGTCTACCGTGTTCTTTATGAGAATATAGCACCACAAGCAGCCGCCCGAGCCCTGCTCGGACGCGAACGCAAGCCCGAACTCGGCTAA
- the secB gene encoding protein-export chaperone SecB, translated as MADSENTKRFELQKIYLKDASFEAPNTPGIFAKEWKPNLNMQLNSEVKKGDNDLFEVMLSLTVTAKVGDSDETAYLAEVQQAGLFLVKGFSDEELGPMLGSYAPSLIYPYASEAAASMVSKGGFTQLLLSPLNFEALYAQKTQQMAAQQQAATDGDNETPEVTH; from the coding sequence ATGGCTGATAGCGAAAATACAAAAAGATTTGAATTGCAAAAAATCTACTTAAAGGATGCCTCCTTCGAGGCCCCGAACACACCAGGCATCTTTGCCAAGGAGTGGAAACCTAATCTCAATATGCAACTTAATAGCGAGGTTAAAAAAGGGGATAATGATCTATTTGAAGTTATGCTGTCACTCACTGTTACCGCCAAGGTCGGAGATAGTGATGAGACCGCCTATCTTGCCGAGGTACAACAAGCAGGGCTATTTCTGGTCAAGGGTTTTTCTGATGAAGAACTAGGCCCCATGCTCGGTAGCTATGCGCCCAGCCTGATTTACCCCTATGCCTCAGAGGCGGCTGCCAGCATGGTGTCCAAGGGCGGATTTACCCAATTATTGCTTTCCCCTCTAAATTTTGAGGCCTTATACGCACAGAAAACACAACAGATGGCTGCCCAGCAACAAGCAGCCACTGACGGTGATAACGAGACCCCGGAAGTCACCCATTAA
- a CDS encoding rhodanese-like domain-containing protein: protein MDTIQLGEFITNHWELSFAFAVLLGMLILGEIQHKTRGFPDISPQQLIQLSNEQDITLLDVRNADELKNGSLQDDTHIPLPELNTRHSELSPDKTVIVYCRSGHRSAKACNLLKKLGFNDLKNLNGGFMAWQNANLPINKA, encoded by the coding sequence ATGGACACTATTCAACTCGGCGAGTTCATTACTAACCACTGGGAACTATCCTTTGCCTTTGCTGTGCTACTTGGCATGCTGATCCTGGGTGAAATACAACACAAGACCCGTGGCTTTCCGGACATCAGCCCTCAGCAATTGATTCAGCTGAGCAATGAACAGGATATCACTCTGCTGGACGTGCGCAACGCCGATGAACTCAAAAATGGCTCACTGCAAGACGACACTCACATCCCGCTACCCGAACTCAATACACGCCATAGTGAACTGAGCCCTGACAAGACAGTCATCGTCTATTGTCGTAGCGGTCATCGTTCAGCAAAGGCCTGCAATCTATTAAAAAAACTGGGCTTTAACGACTTAAAGAATCTAAATGGTGGGTTCATGGCATGGCAAAATGCCAACCTACCCATCAACAAAGCATAA
- a CDS encoding winged helix-turn-helix transcriptional regulator: MSENTDADLLSQAEDIERASRSLKAMSHPLRLSILCKLGDTEYSVQEIVTKVGTSQSNISQHLAILRDKGILNTRKEANKVFYRIGDTRTLQLIDMMRQVFCSRQP; the protein is encoded by the coding sequence ATGAGTGAAAACACTGATGCAGATCTACTCTCCCAGGCAGAGGATATTGAACGAGCCTCACGTTCGCTCAAGGCTATGTCGCACCCGTTGCGTCTGAGCATCCTGTGTAAACTAGGCGACACAGAATATAGCGTACAGGAAATTGTTACCAAAGTAGGCACCTCGCAAAGCAATATATCTCAACATCTTGCCATCTTGCGTGACAAGGGCATTCTTAATACACGCAAAGAAGCCAATAAGGTCTTTTACCGCATTGGCGATACCCGCACCCTGCAACTCATTGATATGATGCGCCAGGTATTTTGTTCAAGACAACCCTAA
- a CDS encoding 2,3-bisphosphoglycerate-independent phosphoglycerate mutase, whose product MPNNIKPVVLLIMDGWGYSEDPFYNAIHAANKPVWDGLWSQYPHTLIRTSGAAVGLPADQMGNSEVGHLNLGAGRVVYQEFTRVSRSIKTGSFFTNATLTDAVDLAIESDKAVHLIGLLSPGGVHSHEEHIHAMAELAVKRGCNKVYMHAFLDGRDTAPRSAQESLQRMDDKFAELGVGCIASVIGRYFAMDRDHRWERIKSSYDLITQGKSAYRAENAVAALQMAYERDESDEFVQATAIVPAGGSAVRVEDGDVIIFMNYRSDRARQITRPFIEPVFDGFTREYVPKLGRFASLTEYKADFDVPVAFPSERLRNVFGEYVANNGLRQMRIAETEKYAHVTFFFNGGEEDPFECEDRILIPSPSVATYDLQPEMSADELTDRLVETIEGGKHDVIICNYANPDMVGHSGHYEAAIKAIEFLDQCLGRVLVAIQHVDGDLLITADHGNAEKMRDEDTGQPHTAHTTNPVPLIYVGHRGILNDTGSLCDIAPTMLELMRLPIPQEMSGSSLIEFVG is encoded by the coding sequence ATGCCAAATAATATCAAGCCAGTTGTTTTGTTGATCATGGACGGTTGGGGTTATAGCGAAGACCCTTTCTATAATGCCATTCATGCGGCGAATAAGCCGGTATGGGATGGCCTATGGAGTCAATATCCGCATACCTTGATACGCACCTCGGGTGCGGCGGTGGGTCTGCCCGCTGATCAGATGGGCAACTCGGAGGTCGGGCACCTGAATTTGGGTGCTGGCCGGGTGGTCTACCAGGAGTTTACCCGGGTTAGCCGTTCGATTAAAACCGGTTCTTTCTTTACTAATGCAACCCTGACCGATGCGGTTGATTTGGCAATTGAGAGTGATAAGGCGGTGCATCTTATTGGTCTGTTATCGCCGGGCGGGGTGCATAGTCATGAAGAACATATTCATGCGATGGCTGAGTTAGCGGTTAAACGGGGCTGTAACAAAGTCTATATGCATGCCTTTCTGGATGGTCGTGATACGGCGCCACGTAGCGCGCAGGAATCCCTGCAGCGTATGGATGATAAGTTTGCCGAGCTGGGCGTGGGTTGTATTGCCTCTGTTATTGGTCGTTATTTTGCGATGGATCGGGATCATCGCTGGGAACGAATTAAGTCCTCTTACGATTTGATTACTCAGGGTAAGTCTGCTTATCGCGCAGAAAATGCTGTTGCGGCTCTGCAAATGGCCTATGAACGTGATGAATCAGATGAGTTCGTTCAGGCTACCGCGATTGTGCCCGCAGGTGGTTCAGCGGTGCGGGTTGAGGATGGTGATGTCATCATCTTTATGAATTATCGTTCTGATCGAGCCAGACAAATTACCCGGCCCTTTATTGAACCGGTGTTTGATGGTTTTACGCGTGAATATGTCCCGAAACTGGGGCGTTTTGCCAGTTTGACAGAATATAAGGCCGACTTTGATGTGCCGGTTGCCTTTCCTTCTGAACGTCTACGGAATGTCTTTGGTGAATATGTTGCGAATAATGGTCTGCGTCAGATGCGTATAGCAGAGACCGAGAAGTATGCCCATGTCACCTTCTTTTTTAATGGCGGTGAGGAAGATCCCTTTGAGTGTGAAGATCGCATCCTGATCCCTTCGCCCTCGGTTGCAACTTATGATCTACAACCGGAAATGAGTGCGGATGAATTGACGGACCGTCTGGTTGAGACCATTGAGGGTGGTAAGCATGATGTAATTATCTGTAATTATGCCAACCCGGATATGGTCGGGCATAGTGGTCATTATGAAGCTGCGATTAAGGCGATTGAGTTCCTGGATCAGTGCTTAGGTCGGGTTCTTGTGGCGATACAGCATGTGGATGGCGACCTCCTGATTACTGCCGATCATGGTAATGCAGAAAAGATGCGGGATGAAGACACCGGTCAGCCACATACAGCGCATACTACGAACCCGGTACCTTTGATCTATGTCGGTCATCGGGGGATATTAAATGACACCGGTTCATTGTGTGATATTGCACCCACTATGCTGGAATTGATGCGTCTACCTATCCCGCAGGAAATGAGTGGTAGTAGTTTGATAGAATTTGTTGGTTAA